The Pungitius pungitius chromosome 14, fPunPun2.1, whole genome shotgun sequence genome contains the following window.
AAAATAcccaaaatgagtttgacagccCAGCTCTAGACATCCAGTGTCATGATGTACCATAGCAGCTGGTGACTTGACACTGAATGGTGGAGAAAGCTTATGTGGTGGAATAGTTCTGGATGATTGAAGTGGAAGAAATGTTCTACTTATTTCGCTCAAGAAAAACCATCACGTTCCAGCAATCCGCTTATGGGACCTCCTGATCTCCTCTTGTTTGCAGGTAAGTAAACACAAACGGTTAATGAGTCAATGTCAGGGATATGACAGAGGgcgacccaatagcagacgcagacacaggtaagcaggatACAACGCTTTTATTTTTGAGTAGCGTGGCCTGTGCGGGGCACGATGCGGGACGGTCGGGCAGGCGGGGTTCGAGCAGGGGatagacgtagtcagccgggcgagggtcaagcaggggacggacgtagtcagccaggcgggggtcgagcaggggacagacgtagtcagccgggtgggggtcgagcaggggacagacgtagtcagccgggcgagggtcaagcaggggacggacgtagtcagccgggcgggggtcgagcaggggacagacgtagtcagccgggtgggggtcgagcaggggacagacgtagtcagccgggcgagggtcaagcaggggacggacgtagtcagccgggcgggggtcgagcaggaggcaatcaggcaggcggggggtcaggctggagacagaggtggtcggacaggcgggggtcaggtacgaagggcaggccgggagaagacagagagacgggaacgctggaaagcttggagacatcacaagacgatctggcagggggctgacaaacgaacagaggttaaatacaccggggaggcaatcaggggacgagaaacacctgggaggggtagagacaaacacttaacgagacaccggctgtgacagtacccccccctcaacgggcgCCCCTGGGCGCCCTACCGGGAGCCGCGCCTGGTTGACCGGGATTGCGGCGGTGGAAGTCTTGAATGAGTGTTGGGTCCAGGATGTGCCGGGTCGGGACCCAGCAGCGCGCCTCGGGGCCgtaaccctcccagtcaacCAGGTACTGGAAACCCCGGCCCCGCGGTCGGGCCCCCAGGAGACGCCGCACCGTATAGGCGGGACCACCGTCTATGGTCCGGGGGGCGGGAACGGGTCTGGGGGTAGaagacagaggacagtgagagaCAGGTTTGACACGAGACACATGGAAGGTGGGGTGGACACGAAGAGAAGCGGGCAGCCTGAGTCGGACCGCCGCCGGATTGATCACCCGCGTGATCGGGTAGGGGCCAATGTAGCGGTGAGCCAGTTTTCGGTTATCGGCCTTGATGGGCAGGTCCTTGGTGGACAACCAGACCCGTTGCCCGACACGGTAGCGAGGGGCGGGGGTGCGGCCTGTGTctggcccccagactccagactCCAGTTGGCCTGTGTCTGGTATCGCCGGTTGGTTCGGAGTAGGGCAGTTCGGGCTCGCCGCCAGAACCGCTTACAGCGACGGACAAAGGCTTGGGCCGAGGGCACTCCCACGTCGATCTCTTGGTCCGGGAACAAGGGGGGCTGGTACCCCAAGGAGCACTCGAACGGAGAGAGACCGGTGGACGTGCAGGGCAGGGTGTTCCTGGCCATCTCCGCCCAGATCAGTTGCTGGCTCCAGGTGGTCGGGGAGGCGGCTACCATGCACCGGAGAGAGGTCTCTAGGTCTTGGTTGGCCCTCTCAGCTTGGCcgttggtctgggggtggtaaccagaggagaggctggcagtagctCCGATGAGGGTGAAGAATGCCTTCCAGAACTGGGAGATGAACTGGGGTCCGCGGTCAGACACCACGTCGACCGGAAACCCGTGCTGCCTGATGACATGGAGCAGTATAGCCTGGACGGTCTCTTTGGCTGAGGGGAGCTTGGGCAACGGGATAAAGCGGGCGGCCTTGGAGAACCGGTCTACGACGGTGAGGATTACTGTGTGGCCGTCCGAGGGTGGCAACCCCGTAATAAAATCCACCGCGATATGAGACCACGGTCTGTGAGGTACCGGCAATGGGCGAAGGAGGCCCGCAGGAGCGCGGTGGGGGTTCTTGCTCCGCGCACACACCTCGCACGCAGCCACGAACGAGGGAACGTCGGTGGTCATAGTGGGCCACCAGACACGTCGTCGTAGGAACGCCATAGTCCGTCTGGAACCGGGGTGGCACGTCAAACGTGACGCGTGACCCCACTCCAACACCCGGGTCCTGGCTGCGTCCGGGACGAAAAGCCGACCCGGAGGACCTCCTCCCGGATCGGGCTGCGACCGCTGGGCGTTGCGAaccaccgcctccaccccccAGCACACTGCGGCGGCGAAACAGGAGGCGGGAAGTACTGTGGCCGGAGTCGACACGGTCTCATCCGGGCCGAACATCCTGGAGAGGGCATCGGGCTTCCCATTGCGTGACCCAGGTCTGAAAGCCACTGTAAATTTGAATCTGGCGAACAGGAGCGCCCACCGGGCCTGGCGGGCGTTGAGGCGTTTGGGGGAGCGGAGGTAGGCGAGGTTTTTATGGTCCGTCCATATGATGAACGGCTGGtcggccccctccagccagtgccgccactcctccagggcaGCCTTGATGGCGAGGAGCTCCCTGTCCCCCACGTCGTAGTTCCTTTCAGCGGGGCTTAAACGGCGAGAGAAAAAGGCGCAGGGGTGGATCTTCCGGTCCCTCGCGTCCTGTTGGGAGAGGATTGCCCCAAGCCCGGTGTCTGAGGCGTCCGTCTCGACGATGAATTGGCGCGTGGGGTCTGGCTGGATCAGGATGGGTGCCGTCGTGAACCGCTTCTGGAGGCGCCGGAGCGCGGCGTCGGCCTGGGGTGTCCACTGGAAGCGGTGTTTGGTAGACGTGAGTGCGGTGAGTGGAGCTGCCACCGTGCTGTAACCCCGGATAAATCGCCGGTAAAAGTTCGCGAACCCCAGGAAGCGTTGCAGCTGCGGGCGGGTGGTCGGGGCCGGCCAGTCCACCACCGCCCTTACCTTCCCTGGATCCATCTGGATGCTCCCTGCCGCTATGACGTAGCCCAGAAAGGAGATGGTGGAGCGGTGGAACTCGCATTTTTCTGCCTTCACGAACAGTCTGTTCTCCAGGAGCCGCTGGAGCACCTGGCGCACGTGGTTGACATGGTCCTGGACAGATTTAGAAAACACCAGGATATCGTCTAGGTAGACAAAAACTGTAATATTCAACAGGTCGCGTAGGACGTCATTAACCAGCGCCTGGAAAAATGCTGGTGCGTTAGTTAGCCCAAAGGGCATTACCAGGTACTCGTAGTGGCCGGAGGCTGTGTTAAAcgccgtcttccactcgtcgCCCTCTCTTATGCGTACCAGGTTGTAGGCGCTGCGCAGGTCCAGTTTAGTGAAGATAGTAGCTCCTTGTaacagctcaaacgcagacgacATGAGGGGAAGCGGGTAGCGGTTTTTGACGGTGACGTCGTTTAGCCCTCTGTAATCGATGCAGGGGCGTAACCCTCCGTCCTTCTTGGTTACAAAGAAGAATCCCGCCCCGGCGGGCGAGGAGGATGGACGGATGTGCCCTGCTTGGAGAGCCTGCTCAATATACTCCTCCATGGCCTTAGTCTCTGGGCGGGAGAGGGAGTACAGGCGACCCCGAGGGGGAACTGCATCCGGGAGAAGGTCAATGGCGCAGTCGTATGAACGGTGCGGAGGCAAGGATGAGGCACGTACCTTGCTGAAGACCTCCAGTAGGTCAGCGTAGTTGTCCGGAACCCCGGCGACGTCGCTTCGGGTCCCGGGTCCGGAGTCGGGAACCGGTACTGGTCGAGGTGCGGAGCGCAAGCATTGCGTATTGCAGgacgcaccccagcccgtgataCGTCCGGTCTGCCAGTCCACCACCGGGTTGTGTCGCCGCAACCACGTGAGCCCCAGCACCACCGGCACCTGAGGACAGGGGAGAAGCAAAAAACGTATCTCTTCTCGGTGGTTACCGGAGATCAGCATGGTTATAGGGGAGGAGGCCCGAGTCACCCTGCCCAGGGAGTGACCATCAAGAGCTCGAGCGTGCACCGGCGCGTCGAGCGGAGTCCCATCTGGGTTGCCAGACCCGTGTCCAAAAAACACTCATCCGCCCCCGAGTCAATGATTGCCTGTACAGTCAGGGGCTTCTCACCATGAAAAAAGGTGACATGAAAACGGAAATGACGAGGGGTGAGCCCCGGAGCACCGGCACAGCCCAGCCGCAGGCTCCGTGCTACGGCTGGGCTCGCCCTTTTCCCGGGCAGGTGGCGATGAAGTGGCCTGATTCCCCACAGTAGAGACAACAGCGGTCCCTGATTCGCCTCTGCCGCTCGGTCGGAGAAAGCTGGGAGCGACCTAGTTGCATGGGTTCCGGGGCTGCGAACTCGGCTGCGCCCGGAGAGTCTCGGCTGTGTCTGGCGAAAAATCCTCGGCGTGGGCGAAAATCGTCCCGAGAACCCGGAAGTCCCGTTCCTCCCGGTCCGTAGCTTTCTTTTGTCCGCTCCCGTAGGCGGCCGTCCACTCTGTTGGCTAGAGCGATGAGCGAGTCCAGGTCTGCGGGCATGTCCCGTGCCGCCAACTCGTCCTTGATTGCGTCGGCGAGTCCATGTAGGAATGCGTCGAAGAGCGCTGCTTGGTCCCACTGGCTGTCGACGGCCAGCGTGTGGAATTCCACGACGTAATCCGCCACACTGCGAGCGCCCTGGCGGAGACGGAATAGCTTCCTGGCCGCCTCCCTCCCGGACAAGGGTGCCCCGAAcactctcctcacctcctccacgaAGGCGTCGTGGCTCTGACAAAGTGGTGATCGATTGTCCCAGAGCGCGGTAGCCCAGGCGGCTGCTCGCCCCGACATATGGAAAATCATATATGCCACCCGGGAGGCTTCGGTCGGAAAAGATGACGGCTGTAGCTGAAACAGCAGGGAACACTGTGACAAAAACGGTCGACAGGTGCTGGCGTCTCCGGAAAAACGCTCCGGGGGAGCTAGGTGGGGCTCCCGGGTCGGCGTGCTGGACGAAGGAAGAGGCGCTGGAACCGGGGCGTCGGTGTTGGGGCTGGCTGCTCCTGCCGCCGCACAGAGGTGCCGTAATTTCCCCAGTTCCTCCATGATTGTTTGAAACGCCTGCTCGTGGTGGGCGAATCGAGCGTGGCTGCGGGAGATGGCGTCCCGCCAGTCCTCGGCGTCCGCTGGGTCGGACATGGCCAGATCGTACTGTCAGGGATATGACAGAGGgcgacccaatagcagacgcagacacaggtaagcaggatACAACGCTTTTATTTTTGAGTAGCGTGGCCTGTGCGGGGCACGATGCGGGACGGTCGGGCAAGCGGGGTTCGAGCAGGGGatagacgtagtcagccgggcgagggtcaagcaggggacggacgtagtcagccaggcgggggtcgagcaggggacagacgtagtcagccgggtgggggtcgagcaggggacagacgtagtcagccgggcgagggtcaagcaggggacggacgtagtcagccgggcgggggtcgagcaggggacagacgtagtcagccgggtgggggtcgagcaggggacagacgtagtcagccgggcgagggtcaagcaggggacggacgtagtcagccgggcgggggtcgagcaggaggcaatcaggcaggcggggggtcaggctggagacagaggtggtcggacaggcgggggtcaggtacgaagggcaggccgggagaagacagagagacgggaacgctggaaagcttggagacatcacaagacgatctggcagggggctgacaaacgaacagaggttaaatacaccggggaggcaatcaggggacgagaaacacctgggaggggtagagacaaacacttaacgagacaccggctgtgacagtCAAGTTCTAAAATGCACACAGATGCTGAGGTTAAGCAGAGATAAAGGCTGCGTACATCATTTGGTAAATATTGGAAACAAATTGTAAGGTAACCCGGAGTTAACCTGGAGAGCACGAAGCAGTGCCGCACCCCACCTCATACACACGGCTGGTGCAGAAGAAAGTGACTATGGATTACTTTTCGCCTAAATTGATTTGGACACTGTATCTTAATATGCCTATAATAATTACATCAGTATCTTCTCTATGTAAGGTCAATCATGTTTTTTGTATCACTCACTTTACAGCAGCAATATTTTAAATTGCCATCCCTATTTAGCTTTATTGTACACAGCTATCTCAGGGTAGCTGTTTCTCTTTTACCTGCACGATGAGTTGCTGGTTAATGATTTGTATGTGTAGAAATGTGTTTATGAAACTTGGTGCTGCTGACGAGGTGCACGTGGGTCCAACTGAATATCAATGTCAACCACAAGGATCGGCCTATGATTTCATTCGTGTTCGTTGTTCCTTGAAGCCTCCAAGGTGGTTGTTTGAACATTAAAGTCAAACTCTACCTGCTAATATGGATTGACCTTAAAGGGACAGTACACTCCTAAATAAAAAATTGTTACTTTTCTCCTTATCTGTAGAGGCTTCTCTAGATTGTTTCGGTGTGAGTGGCCAGATTTGAAAGATATCGGCTGTGGgacatcaaaaacaacattgtctCTTTCCAGAAAGTTGAGTAAGTACTTACAGGCGTTGTTGTGAGCATTTTAATGCaggaaatattttcttttaagaGGAAGAATATCCCCAAATTGTATTAGTTGAGCTAAATGTCAGCTTGGTGGAGGTGGGAAAGCTAACTATAACAAATACAGATGGAGATACGGTATGCAAGTGTAGATTAGTCCATATCAAAGATCAATCCACATTAGTATTCATATCAACAGGTCAAGTttcaataaaatatgtaaaccTTTGGCTTTGAGTTTTTGAAGGAACCACTGAGATAGTGACATCATACCCACATATTTGTGGTcatacagtaataataataatacattttatttacatagcGCTTTTCAAAGTACTCAAAGACGCTTGGTTACATGGTATTTACACatggttaaaataaaaacaaaaacaaagacatcatATAAAAACACAGCATCAATTACACATTAAAAGCAGatctaaaaaggtgtgttttgACTAGTGACTTAACAGTTGACAGGCTAATGCAATGTTAAAGGTTAATGTTAATGTCTCTAATGTGTTCCGGAGGGAGCGGCGATGGAGAAAGCTCAGTAAGATTTAAAGTAATCATTTATGCCTCGTCAGCAGCAACTAGTTTCACACAAGCATACCTGtggtcattcatttattcattatagGGACAGTGACCCTTTAAAAGCACTGCAAGGAATCTGGACAAACAGCTGATGGTCACCAATTCCTTAATTAACCATGAGGAGCAGATTTCAGGGCAGCAGTGCTGTTTGCTGTTCAAAACATTCAGAAGTAGCAGAGCTCCTGATAACAGAAAGAAATCACTAGTTTCTTCATATAACATGGGGCATAGATGTTGCCTGAAGTGATTATGACTTGTTATTTGCACTGTGTGTAGCTAACAATGGAGAGTAGATAAAGGAACTTTAAAGGAACCAAATAAAGACTCACTAATGCTTAAGCACACAGTCTGAGTACAACATTAAAATGTCGTTTGAGTGTCATGTCTGCATATTGTTTTAGCTGTATGGCATGTTGCCTGAGTACACAAAGTTACGCAGAAAGACTTTCTGGAAAGACAGGAACAATGAAAAACGCTGCAGAAGCTATAAGTGCTGCAAAATGACGGCTCAGAGCAACGGCTAAAAGAGAAACTAAAACTCGCTCTGAGAATTCTCGTTATCTCGTCAGCGGAAAGAACCGGAACTTTTCATGGACATACAGTGAAGTCCTTTCAAAATGCTTGAAAAACAAGAATTATCCTTGGTGGTGTTTCTGAAGGTCAGACAGCGTACTACgagtcacacgcacacaatacTCCCAATGGTTCCCTGACGAAGCGGTCAGTTAAGATGCGTTTCACATGACCAGTCCGATGCTCCCACGTGTGCAGATGAGATAAAGACCAGAGGCAGGCTTTGTGTATACGTGGATAAAGGGATTTGGGTCATTTCCTGTGTCTACAGGACACACGTTTGGTGTTTACATAAACAAAAGTAAATCGTAAGGAGGGTAAATTTTTGCTAAAACCAATATTTTtgagcgtgagtgtgtgtgtttatgtgtcatCAGGACTTATTCAGAATTCGATAAAGTGTCATTCTGGGGAAACCCAAGACTGAACTTTAAACTTTTGTGAATAAACACTataggtgtatatatatatatatatatatatattgatatgtcTATTCATATGTATAAAACAGTTACACACACTCAGTTGCAGCTCTTGAGAGTGCAGCTGCTCAGTTACATAAAGCCCACACAAGCAGACACACCTACTGAATATATTAACATTTTCTCCATGGATTTTGGAATGTGCCTCTACAAAGTTTCCGATCATTTCGGTCATCTACAGCTTGTATGTAGAGGCTATATTTCTATACACAGGGCTAAGACTTATTTTCCGTGCACTAGCGTTTACAATACAAGGCGTGGCGTTGCTATTTCGCTCATTTTAAACCagtaaaaagccaaacaattgtACGACGAAAGCCAGTGGGTTCCCAGATCGCCGCTCGGCCGATTGGTTCTTCATCCTTTTGCAGGAGCAGGGTGGGGATGTGACAGAGCCGGGGGCGTCAGTAGGCTGGTCAGGAGCGGCTAACAATTGAGTAAATAGTAAAGACAAGCCGATGACAGCAATTATCTGAGTAGGTCTAACTGCAGGCGCACAATACTAGAGGACAGGCTACTATATTACCCAACCTCAAAAGGGTTGGGTTTAGGCAGAAAAACTACTTGTTGAGGTTTGGTACTGTAGTGAAGTGAGTCTGCAGACAGAACCATCTCCAATGTTCTGATCCAGTATGTCCTCTGAGAAATTAGCTGTTTACAGATTTTACTGCCGGTACAATTTTAGTAGTTGATGTGGAaacttaataataaaataaataaatgggacAAAGTTCCACATTGTCAGGCCGGGGCatggtaataaatgttaaaacaaGGGATCTATCTATTGGAATTGGCCAGTAAATGAGTGAACAAGTCCAGTGATGATGATGCACGGTTAGAAGCACAGATAAAAGCATTCAAAACTCCAGCTTTGGATTGAACCCCTCTTACACTCTATAAAAGTGTCATGCCACAGTTTCCATTGGATGTGGGACCTAGTAAATCAGCAAGGATCCAGATGCTCCCTCAGGCTCCCTTTGGGTACCAGTTTTGGTCCTAACAGTACTGAAATATACGGCAGCCCAACACACATGGTGGTTTCAAACATCTGCAGTTTGATTTAGTGCCGGGAGACACGGTGTGACGGCACCTCTTTCTCCGAGCGGGGTCACACTGTGGAGAGGCCAAACCACTGGTCGATTGGACAGAATACGAGCCACGTCTCCTCACACATGCTGAGTCCTCATTGAACCGTGGCCAAACAGGTATGTGGCGTTTTGTTGTAAAGCCATCACATTGCTGTTACTCTCACTCCATTCCCCCCTCCATACCTTCCATAATCCATACAGAAATTCTTTCAacatttttgcactttttcACCAACCTAATTTTCCATCTCCAGCCATCATCTCGTTTTTCCACTCTCTCATCCCGGCTGCTCACCGCCTGTCTTTGTCATTCACTCCTCCTCAGTGTGGCCAGACTTGCTCTGTGATTTATGTTCCCCAAGACACTTTTACTCCTCTATGCCCAGCATTCTTTTGTTCTAGAGCGCCAAGAGAGCCATGCAACAGAAACACATAATGGGATCACACCTGTGCACTGTTTTTAGTAAAAAGTTGATGGAAATTGCTTTTTAGATtgcattttattaatgtatCCTTTATATTGAGACTTTCTTATATGAGGTCTAAGAATATATTGACTGATAAATATGGTCCGTTTGTGTGATTACAGCGTTGTTGAATACACAGAGAGTAATTGCTCGTTGCCTTTGGTTTGACTGGTTGATTTGAGATCCAGCTTTAGTACAGTAACGCCATCTAGTGGATACACAGGTCATTTCTGCCATGCTTTCCTAAAGGATTCACATAGAACATGAATACGGAAATAttccaaaatacaaaatactagCATATAGgtacaataaatacaaattatgtAATATTTAGTTATCTTAAATGTTTATTATGCTCTCACTAGACAACATTTCATCTGGCAGCAGCAGGATCTGACAATCTAaatcctggttctggttctagTGCCTCCATTCTCTCCAGTGGGCTCAGCAATGCGGGCCGGGTCTCCAGCATGAGGAGAAGCTCTGCTCATTCAAAGGATGCAGCAAAAGCCCATCCGGGTAGCAATAACTATGTAGAAATAAACAATGTTCTAGCTGATGGTGTCGTTCACATAGGTCATTAGTATTATATTGAGACCTTTTCATAACCAGTTCAAGGTTTCTCACAGAAGCTTTTAGTAGATcgattacaaaaaaaactaattttcaTTATTAACACGTGGTTTTGATTGCTTGCATCAAAAACCGTTTCAAATCTATCAGAATGCACAGGCTGTTCTGTTGCACAGAGAGTAAAATTTCCACTGAGTTGGAAAGTGACATGTGATCAGTGAGGTTAGCCCCATGTTAAAGCAACAGAGAAGCGGATGGGCTAACCAGACATAGGGAAAAGGAAGCATTGTCCCAGTATCCTTCCCTTTACACTGTTATTTTCAACCAAGTCAGTTAACAAACCCTGGAGTGGAGATTCACATGTGTTACAGTCAAGTGCTAACCGGAAGAAACAGCTGGTACAGGTCGCATGCCGCCGAAACAAACAATCCTGACTCAACAAAAGTGAGTCAATATTCTATTAAAGGAGAAAGGGGTCAAAACTGGCAACCCTATGCTTGGCCGCCCATTGAATCCTTGAAGACTCTTAACATTTCAGCCATACCTCATAATGGAAGTATGCCTCCCATTTCCCAATGGACAGATAATTCTAACTTGCAGTCTACTCAGTCACTGGAGGCTTCTTGAtcttgtcttcctcctccagctgtgggTCTGGGTTGTTGACATCTGCATCAGCGGACTTGCCCTCTGGCTTCTGTCCACCCCACGTCTGTTTGAAGTGGGTGTTGAGTCGTTCCAGGATGTCGATGCAGTGGTTGATGAGGAGGGCCAGCCAGGCCAGGCCGAAGAAGATCCACGAGGCCATGAGGACACTGTACCACTGTGGGTATGTTTTGTCTGGATTGCTGTCTGTAAAGGAAAGACTGGGTTAATGCAAAGCTGAGCATAGAGCGttaccaaataaaaacatccgCCCGAAGGAATGCAAATAGCTGCTCGGGGTCACAATGCGGCGGCGATCCGCTTGCCGTACCTGCCACAAAGTCTCCAAAGCCGATGGTGCTGAGGGTGATGAAGCAGTAGTAGATGGCCTGGGAGAAGGTCCAGCTCTCTTGCAGTTGGAACACCATCATTGGCATGACAAAGAAGAGCAACACTCCAGACAGGTAAGACACCAGGTGGACGAAAAAGCGGGTACACGTCTGCCGAGAGAAGCATTCCTAAGAACAACTCCCAGAGGGGTTTGAGACAGACTTCATCATTCGATTAGGTGATTAAAGACCTCCTCACCCTCCGCTTGGTCTTCCCCTCGAGGAAGTTGGAGAAGCTCCTCTCGATGGCGAGCATGTACTTGCCCACCCTGTTGAGCACGACTAGGTTGAGAGGAATGCCAAACAGCGCGAAGAACACACAGAAGATCTGGCCAGCAGTGGTGCTGGGACTCATGTTCCCGTAACCTGCAGAAACTGACAGCTGTTAGTGTCACATCTGGCTGTGTATTGGTCAGAAAGAGGTTCAAACCCACAGCTCTTGGGGTTCTTGGTTATGGTTCAATTAATCCTTATCAGGGCTAGTTGGGTCAATATTttcaacatgaaataaaatccaGAATAGAGAATGAAAACTGGTTGTTAACATGGTGAAAAGTCTGATATGAATCCCAGGTGACGGGGGGTCTGGCGGCCTCTTGGGTTTCATGAGGAGACGACTGACCTATAGTTGTGACCACCGTGGCAGCGAAGACAGCTGAGCTGGTGAATTTCCAGAAGCCGTCCGACGTGGAGTTTCTTTTCAAACTAAGGCCTGCTTTGGATGCGTCTTGAACAACCTAAAACAGATGGTCATAAGAATCAAACTCAATTGAAAAGACTCCTGTACAGATTGATCCTAAACCTTTGAGGCGTTTTAGGTCAACGTAGCACAGCTGTCTGCCTGAGAGACCCCTCCTCATGTTGACACAGTCTGTTACATAACAGTCTTGAGTATGGGAAATATTTTCCACGAGAAATACGTAAGTCTGATTTGGGCTTTCAAACGCTTTGTTTCTTGTGTAAATGCAGATTTATACAGTGAGTAATTTGATTACATTCCACTACATTTTTTAAGAAGGGAACTTCCAATAATAAGTCTATCATAAACTGGATAGGCAAAATATAGAGTTAGACTCCGAGAGACaggctggatttgaattgtcaaaaAATTACCTCCTAACATTTATTACTAAaaaccactattccttgacctctgtggaaaacgttACAGGGTCAAGGAAAGGTGGTTAGGAGAGTTCATGAGGAGTTTGGAAAAGACAACGTGGTGTTGAGGGAATCCGACATCACTTTCACTGAGCTACGTAGTTCTGATGCGACGGGAGACGCATGTCCGTCATGTCAGAACTACAATTTGTCTGAAGATGCACTACAAAGAAGCCTCTTAAGATGCTGAGTCATACAGACGACATAAACCACCAGGTTTAAAGTAGTACTATAATATAACTTAGATATGCGGGTGATTTACGTTTCTCGGCCATGATCGTTACGTCTTGTTCCCGCCCGAATGAaacgtcactatttaaatattgccgccgcaaggaattgtgggacagaATGATCTCCTTTCTGTTggtaaaggatggtccagtggttcctatgctaaaggagctaagtaaggCAGCATTCAGGCTCCTTTCTTTAGCATTAGAGAGCACCTCTTATCATGGCGCCCACGTACACTActtcatttcactcagttaggaTCCTTCCTATGGAAATctgacaattcaaatccagccaTATTCAGACCCGTAGGCTCCTTGATAGAAGTCTTAATTTTTTCCAAGAAGTTGGTTTCCCTGGTGTCCTCTGGGGGCATTGCTGCAGTTTTATCTGTTTGATGcaatacaaaaaatgaaaatggtcTAGTATTTAGTATACAGGAAATATTTCAAcacttgttttgtctttggaTTACATTCAAAACATGCATGGATAATCAGTAGTTGGTTAAAAATATTTAAGCGCAAAAGTAA
Protein-coding sequences here:
- the kcnk17 gene encoding potassium channel subfamily K member 17, coding for MKIKEMFSLARVLSTLLLGLVYVTYVLVGGVVFWKLEGDLGQKDIGNLLLSKNRLFERYTCLNQEGLEEVAKVVQDASKAGLSLKRNSTSDGFWKFTSSAVFAATVVTTIGYGNMSPSTTAGQIFCVFFALFGIPLNLVVLNRVGKYMLAIERSFSNFLEGKTKRRTCTRFFVHLVSYLSGVLLFFVMPMMVFQLQESWTFSQAIYYCFITLSTIGFGDFVADSNPDKTYPQWYSVLMASWIFFGLAWLALLINHCIDILERLNTHFKQTWGGQKPEGKSADADVNNPDPQLEEEDKIKKPPVTE